From Drosophila nasuta strain 15112-1781.00 chromosome X, ASM2355853v1, whole genome shotgun sequence, one genomic window encodes:
- the LOC132796632 gene encoding uncharacterized protein LOC132796632: MNRSNSFVSSLKWWPLQGHNNQATAATPAAPSGGNVYSQSAPSSPTSNWPPSLQQHQHKLNVGGVGAAANVSATFGSSVAVQKLRESKWFKPEEQRIFCAVVECGFIVEVRSSAAAEAAAAAAAAAAAAAAASDADSLDIDCPALMTLAPPPLIIPRNGSSSISFLEAQDENETPVASWYGIVLCKVAKDNKPKPDTIEIFSVKIRENGTYKLIKMSLADIWSHGWELRINNFADKEKMPHNEKDIRNQVSLARKARQSLWNNNKHFVYWCRYGSRQQDVRKRQMSECVKWGSVGMNAGMLLVLNNRQKSYSHSK; encoded by the exons ATGAACCGATCAAACAGTTTTGTCAGCTCATTGAAATGGTGGCCACTGCAGGGCCACAACAATCAAGCGACAGCCGCAACGCCAGCAGCGCCCTCTGGCGGCAACGTTTATTCCCAATCAGCGCCCAGCTCTCCCACATCTAATTGGCCGCCAtcgctgcagcagcatcagcataaGCTTAACGTTGGCGGCGTCGGCGCTGCCGCCAATGTAAGCGCAACGTTCGGCAGCAGCGTCGCCGTACAAAAGCTGCGCGAATCGAAATGGTTCAAGCCCGAAGAGCAGCGCATTTTCTGCGCCGTCGTCGAATGCGGCTTCATTGTGGAGGTGCGCAGCAGTGCCGCTGCcgaagcagctgcagcagcagcggccgccgccgcagcagccgctgcgGCCAGTGATGCCGATTCCCTGGACATCGATTGTCCAGCACTGATGACATTGGCACCGCCGCCACTCATAATACCacgcaacggcagcagcagcattagtTTCCTTGAGGCGCAGGATGAGAACGAGACGCCGGTGGCGTCGTGGTATGGCATCGTTCTCTGCAAGGTGGCCAAAG ataaCAAACCAAAACCGGATACCATTGAGATATTTTCTGTGAAAATACGCGAAAATGGAACATACAAGCTGATCAAAATGTCATTGGCCGACATCTGGAGCCATGGCTGGGAGTTGCGCATCAATAATTTCGCCGACAAGGAGAAGATGCCACACAACGAGAAGGACATACGCAATCAG GTGTCACTGGCACGCAAAGCCAGACAAAGTCTGTGGAATAATAACAAGCATTTTGTGTATTGGTGCCGTTATGGAAGTCGCCAGCAGGATGTGCGCAAGCGACAG ATGTCCGAGTGCGTGAAATGGGGCAGCGTTGGCATGAATGCGGGCATGTTGCTGGTGCTCAATAATAGGCAAAAAAGCTACTCCCACTCAAAGTAA
- the LOC132796634 gene encoding protein CutA homolog, with translation MQYLGRASSLPFRWQFTRNLLLVATATVALTSRSAFATNTSSPSATSFGIKNPSSKMADETYTPGTSSVAFVTTPDKESAKKLAHGIIERKLAACVNIMPQIESIYMWEGKVNEDNEYLMMIKTRSTRIDELSKFVRENHPYSVAEVISLPIQAGNLPYLNWITQTVPEKAESKD, from the coding sequence ATGCAGTATCTGGGACGCGCAAGTTCGCTGCCCTTCCGTTGGCAATTTACTCGAAATTTATTACTCgttgccacagccacagttGCCCTCACAAGTCGCTCGGCCTTTGCGACAAACACTTCATCACCATCAGCAACTTCCTTTGGCATCAAGAATCCCAGCAGCAAAATGGCCGATGAAACCTATACACCCGGCACCAGTTCGGTGGCATTTGTCACCACACCAGACAAAGAGTCGGCCAAGAAATTGGCCCATGGCATTATCGAGCGCAAACTGGCCGCCTGTGTGAATATAATGCCACAAATCGAATCAATCTACATGTGGGAGGGCAAAGTCAACGAGGATAACGAATATTTGATGATGATTAAGACACGCTCAACACGCATTGATGAGCTGAGCAAATTTGTGCGTGAGAATCATCCATACAGCGTCGCCGAGGTAATATCGCTGCCCATCCAGGCTGGCAATCTGCCCTATCTGAATTGGATAACGCAAACGGTGCCGGAGAAAGCGGAGAGCAAAGACTAA
- the LOC132796630 gene encoding trithorax group protein osa — protein MLMNMALPSNYKQIAVGPVTSLVPSGAGVVGGGIGGGGGGSGGGGGGGGGGGGGGGGGSSRSRSSGGGGGADRNKDQTPIFTHSNYGNPAFTPQKVTKSSSSKQQNESRLPKPPKPPEKPILPYMRYSKRVWDSVKAQHPELKLWELGKKIGAMWKQLSEEEKMEFIDEYEAEKLEYEKALKAYHQTPAYQAYISAKSKVKSEVADVHETPSRGGGSKSQHERRIDIQPAEDEDDVDEGYTAKHMAYARYLRNHRLINEIFSEAVVPDVRSVVTTQRMQVLKRQVSSLTMHQTKLEAELQQMEEKFEAKKQRMLESSDAFQEELKRHCKPAVDEETFQKMVHRMYEDIRRDRQRLEEAPNRSKEEQQPPQPPQPQPANEATPAAGAKAEPLKTTPPGAGVTAAGTAAAAAVPPTATAVPTAPTQPPPSQPTPAQPPQQPPVHELASKTDPEPMDIEPPPKPSVPPPPPPMKHDKLDLPMAMAIGGEPLKEPSKTPVLVTSVTTVPGKAVTPTSAPIAATPPAPATAPSATTAAPAAAALNEAPATTPPPQQQLQQQQQQQQPQLQQPPTAAPHLHPHAHVVPGPPPAAAAHPHMPPHLAPQQQQPPQQQQQQPTPPPPGGMPGLPPPPLPHMGYANYGGPGPGGAHAGHTHYYQPQYGHGPLSRQPYYPHLQAYQPYAQLHYAREHAGAAGNAPPGAAQQQQQPQQQQQPPPQQQQQQPPPQQQQQQPPPGLMHEAAAGAVYSGQQQQQPPQPQQPQAQSQQPHAMPPQQLQQQPPPTAVASTASTVAAAPPPAITATAASGDAAAAKQESEKHETD, from the coding sequence ATGTTAATGAACATGGCGCTGCCGAGCAACTACAAGCAAATCGCCGTTGGACCGGTAACTTCGTTAGTGCCAAGTGGAGCCGGCGTCGTTGGCGGCGGCATTGGTGGCGGAGGAGGCGGCAGTGGAGGTGGCGGCGGAGGTGGTGGAggaggcggcggtggtggtggaggTGGCAGCAGTCGTTCGCGTTCATctggtggcggcggtggcgccGACCGCAATAAGGATCAAACGCCCATATTTACGCACAGCAATTATGGCAATCCAGCGTTTACGCCACAGAAAGTCACCAAATCGTCGAGCAGCAAGCAACAGAACGAATCACGTCTGCCCAAGCCACCAAAGCCGCCAGAGAAACCCATTTTGCCCTATATGCGGTATTCCAAGCGTGTTTGGGACAGCGTCAAGGCGCAACACCCCGAACTCAAGCTGTGGGAACTTGGCAAAAAGATTGGCGCCATGTGGAAGCAACTAAGCGAAGAAGAGAAAATGGAATTCATCGATGAGTACGAGGCTGAGAAGCTGGAGTATGAGAAGGCCCTCAAGGCGTATCATCAGACGCCCGCCTACCAGGCTTACATCTCGGCCAAATCGAAGGTCAAATCCGAAGTGGCCGATGTCCATGAGACGCCCTCACGTGGCGGCGGCAGCAAAAGTCAGCACGAGCGTCGCATTGACATTCAGCCCGCcgaggatgaggatgatgtGGATGAGGGCTATACGGCCAAGCACATGGCCTATGCACGCTATTTGCGCAATCATCGGCTAATCAACGAGATCTTTTCCGAAGCTGTGGTGCCCGATGTGCGTTCCGTGGTGACCACACAGCGAATGCAAGTGCTAAAACGTCAGGTCAGCTCGTTAACCATGCATCAGACCAAGTTGGAGGCGGAATTGCAGCAAATGGAGGAGAAATTCGAGGCGAAAAAGCAACGCATGCTGGAGTCGAGCGATGCTTTTCAAGAGGAGCTGAAGCGTCACTGCAAACCGGCCGTGGACGAAGAGACATTCCAGAAGATGGTGCATCGCATGTACGAAGACATACGGCGGGATCGTCAGCGGCTGGAGGAGGCGCCAAATCGCAGCAAGGAGGAACAACAGCCACCACAGCCCCCGCAACCGCAGCCGGCCAATGAGGCGACACCAGCTGCGGGCGCCAAAGCAGAGCCGCTTAAAACAACACCACCCGGAGCAGGAGTAACGGCAGccggaacagcagcagcagctgcagtccCACCAACAGCGACCGCTGTGCCAACAGCTCCAACTCAGCCGCCACCGTCGCAACCAACGCCAGCGCAGCCACCACAGCAGCCGCCTGTGCACGAGCTGGCGAGCAAAACGGATCCGGAGCCCATGGACATTGAGCCGCCGCCCAAGCCATCGgtgccaccaccaccgccgccCATGAAGCATGATAAACTGGACCTGCccatggccatggccattGGCGGTGAGCCCCTGAAGGAGCCCAGCAAGACGCCCGTGTTGGTGACATCGGTGACCACGGTGCCGGGCAAGGCAGTGACACCAACATCGGCGCCAATAGCAGCAACGccaccagcaccagcaacTGCGccgtcagcaacaacagcagcgcctgcagcagcagcattgaatgaagcgccagcaacaacaccgccgccacagcagcagctgcagcagcagcaacaacaacaacaaccacagttGCAACAGCCGCCAACAGCGGCGCCACATTTGCATCCACATGCGCATGTGGTGCCAGGACcgccgccagcagcagcagcgcatcCGCACATGCCACCGCATCTGGcaccgcagcaacagcaaccgccacaacagcagcagcaacaaccgaCGCCACCGCCACCCGGTGGCATGCCGGGtctgccaccgccaccgctgcCACACATGGGCTATGCCAACTATGGTGGCCCCGGACCTGGAGGCGCGCATGCCGGCCACACACACTACTATCAGCCGCAGTATGGCCACGGTCCGTTGTCCCGCCAGCCGTATTATCCGCATTTGCAGGCCTATCAACCGTACGCCCAGTTGCACTATGCCCGCGAGCATGCCGGTGCGGCAGGCAATGCGCCACCAGGTGccgcacagcagcagcagcaacctcaacagcagcagcagccaccaccacaacagcagcagcagcaaccaccaccgcagcaacaacagcaacagccgccGCCGGGTTTGATGCATGAGGCAGCAGCTGGCGCTGTCTACAgtggacaacagcagcagcaaccaccgcagccacagcaaccacAAGCGCAGTCACAGCAACCACATGCAATGCCAccgcagcaactgcagcagcagccgccgccaaCAGCTGTGGCAAGCACAGCATCAACAGTTGCCGCTGCGCCGCCGCCAGCaattacagcaacagcagcgagtgGCGATGCGGCTGCAGCCAAACAAGAGTCGGAAAAGCATGAAACGGACTAG
- the LOC132796633 gene encoding frataxin homolog, mitochondrial yields the protein MNVARRLIRVAQILRRSSHNYKNALAATQSINYVGTIAAINKSVVPTSCRFYSQQKTEETVDATAELDSATYERVCAETLDALSDYFDELTENASDLIGTDVAYGDGVLTVNLGQTHGTYVINRQTPNKQIWLSSPTSGPKRFDYVAGKWIYKHSGESLHQLLQLEIGKIIKKQPVDFMQLPYCS from the exons atgaatgtgGCACGCAGATTAATACGCGTGGCACAAATCTTGCGGCGCAGCAGCCACAACTACAAAAATGCACTTGCCGCAACACAATCTATAAACTATGTCGGCACAATAGCCGCAATCAACAAAAGTGTAGTTCCAACAAGCTGTCGTTTCTATAGCCAGCAGAAAACAGAAGAAACGGTTGATGCCACAGCCGAGCTGGACAGTGCCACCTATGAACGTGTATGCGCCGAGACGTTGGACGCCCTCTCTGATTACTTTGATGAGCTGACAGAGAACGCTAGCGATTTAATTGGCACAGATGTGGCCTATGGC GATGGCGTCTTGACTGTGAATCTGGGACAGACACATGGCACCTATGTGATCAATCGTCAGACGCCCAACAAACAGATTTGGCTCAGTTCACCGACAAGCGGCCCAAAGCGTTTCGATTACGTTGCCGGCAAATGGATCTACAAACATAGCGGCGAATCTTTGCATCAACTGTTGCAGCTGGAGATTGGAAAGATTATTAAGAAGCAGCCGGTGGACTTTATGCAATTGCCTTACTGTAgctga